One Festucalex cinctus isolate MCC-2025b chromosome 1, RoL_Fcin_1.0, whole genome shotgun sequence genomic region harbors:
- the ttc19 gene encoding tetratricopeptide repeat protein 19, mitochondrial isoform X3, with protein MAAATCLQMLRRACSFGGRVLRPSGSVSSPLRFFGAPLSSLLAVQLLLRGGEGEDGGEQRGRADFASEEGQAQRVEGRAGGGHVLLARRRRHRAAGTSPDRHHLHVQPDGQPGVRSRSPDSGELTFDRHSLGVAAVTSPLSDRQAEKLFKAAMSYMLAGGMPQDDNAFVEMSLKLATMYAQDDKAELAEHGFRFCLETLEAKVQKFDERPADQLTEAEELLRKDTRLLLGLCLDSHARYLAAAKRLAQAAAHYRKALDICRQEQGPRHHQTLVLMSDLATILDMQGRHDDALALIREAVDAGRASGHQDLHVLLANMAAVLLHAGRHDDGVRAFREALQLARRADDREAVGHILRGLGQEAEQDAT; from the exons ATGGCGGCGGCGACGTGCTTGCAAATGTTGAGGCGAGCGTGCTCGTTTGGCGGTCGCGTTTTGCGGCCGAGCGGCTCCGTTTCGTCGCCACTTCGCTTCTTCGGCGCTCCGCTCAGCAG CCTTCTCGCTGTTCAGCTCCTCCtccgaggaggagaaggagaagatggCGGCGAGCAAAGAGGACGAGCTGATTTTGCTTCTGAAGAAGGCCAAG CTCAGCGTGTTGAGGGGCGAGCTGGAGGCGGCCACGTCCTACTTgcacgccgccgccgtcatcgcGCAGCAGGAACGTCACCAGACCGCCATCATCTACACGTACAGCCAG ATGGCCAACCTGGCGTACGTTCAAGGTCACCTGACTCAGGTGAGTTGACGTTTGATCGGCATTCCCTTGGCGTTGCCGCGGTGACGTCCCCACTCTCCGACCGGCAGGCGGAGAAGCTCTTCAAAGCGGCCATGAGCTACATGCTGGCGGGCGGGATGCCGCAG GACGACAACGCCTTCGTGGAGATGTCGCTCAAGCTGGCCACCATGTACGCACAAGACGACAA GGCGGAGCTGGCCGAGCACGGCTTCAGGTTCTGTTTGGAGACGCTGGAGGCCAAAGTGCAAAAGTTTGACGAGCGTCCGGCGGATCAGCTGACAG AGGCGGAAGAGCTGTTGCGCAAGGACACGCGTCTTCTGCTGGGTTTGTGTTTGGACTCGCACGCTCGCTACCTGGCGGCCGCAAAGCGCCTGGCGCAGGCCGCCGCCCACTACCGCAAGGCCTTGGACATCTGCCGGCAGGAGCAGGGCCCGCGACATCATCAG ACGTTGGTCCTGATGAGCGACCTGGCCACCATTTTGGATATGCAGGGTCGCCACGACGACGCCCTGGCGCTGATCCGAGAGGCGGTGGACGCGGGCCGGGCTTCGGGACACCAGGACCTGCACGTCCTCCtggccaacatggccgccgtcCTGCTGCACGCAG GTCGCCACGACGACGGCGTGCGCGCCTTCCGCGAGGCCCTCCAGCTGGCGCGGCGGGCGGACGACCGGGAGGCCGTCGGGCACATCCTGCGGGGCCTCGGCCAGGAGGCGGAGCAAGACGCCACTTAG
- the ttc19 gene encoding tetratricopeptide repeat protein 19, mitochondrial isoform X2, producing MAAATCLQMLRRACSFGGRVLRPSGSVSSPLRFFGAPLSRVSAVCRKAAVTSPRGGGAAWTVAAAAFSLFSSSSEEEKEKMAASKEDELILLLKKAKLSVLRGELEAATSYLHAAAVIAQQERHQTAIIYTYSQMANLAYVQGHLTQAEKLFKAAMSYMLAGGMPQDDNAFVEMSLKLATMYAQDDKAELAEHGFRFCLETLEAKVQKFDERPADQLTEAEELLRKDTRLLLGLCLDSHARYLAAAKRLAQAAAHYRKALDICRQEQGPRHHQTLVLMSDLATILDMQGRHDDALALIREAVDAGRASGHQDLHVLLANMAAVLLHAGRHDDGVRAFREALQLARRADDREAVGHILRGLGQEAEQDAT from the exons ATGGCGGCGGCGACGTGCTTGCAAATGTTGAGGCGAGCGTGCTCGTTTGGCGGTCGCGTTTTGCGGCCGAGCGGCTCCGTTTCGTCGCCACTTCGCTTCTTCGGCGCTCCGCTCAGCAG GGTGAGCGCAGTTTGTAGGAAGGCGGCCGTGACGTCaccaagaggaggaggagccgcATGGACGGTGGCAGCGGCAG CCTTCTCGCTGTTCAGCTCCTCCtccgaggaggagaaggagaagatggCGGCGAGCAAAGAGGACGAGCTGATTTTGCTTCTGAAGAAGGCCAAG CTCAGCGTGTTGAGGGGCGAGCTGGAGGCGGCCACGTCCTACTTgcacgccgccgccgtcatcgcGCAGCAGGAACGTCACCAGACCGCCATCATCTACACGTACAGCCAG ATGGCCAACCTGGCGTACGTTCAAGGTCACCTGACTCAG GCGGAGAAGCTCTTCAAAGCGGCCATGAGCTACATGCTGGCGGGCGGGATGCCGCAG GACGACAACGCCTTCGTGGAGATGTCGCTCAAGCTGGCCACCATGTACGCACAAGACGACAA GGCGGAGCTGGCCGAGCACGGCTTCAGGTTCTGTTTGGAGACGCTGGAGGCCAAAGTGCAAAAGTTTGACGAGCGTCCGGCGGATCAGCTGACAG AGGCGGAAGAGCTGTTGCGCAAGGACACGCGTCTTCTGCTGGGTTTGTGTTTGGACTCGCACGCTCGCTACCTGGCGGCCGCAAAGCGCCTGGCGCAGGCCGCCGCCCACTACCGCAAGGCCTTGGACATCTGCCGGCAGGAGCAGGGCCCGCGACATCATCAG ACGTTGGTCCTGATGAGCGACCTGGCCACCATTTTGGATATGCAGGGTCGCCACGACGACGCCCTGGCGCTGATCCGAGAGGCGGTGGACGCGGGCCGGGCTTCGGGACACCAGGACCTGCACGTCCTCCtggccaacatggccgccgtcCTGCTGCACGCAG GTCGCCACGACGACGGCGTGCGCGCCTTCCGCGAGGCCCTCCAGCTGGCGCGGCGGGCGGACGACCGGGAGGCCGTCGGGCACATCCTGCGGGGCCTCGGCCAGGAGGCGGAGCAAGACGCCACTTAG
- the ttc19 gene encoding tetratricopeptide repeat protein 19, mitochondrial isoform X1 produces MAAATCLQMLRRACSFGGRVLRPSGSVSSPLRFFGAPLSRVSAVCRKAAVTSPRGGGAAWTVAAAAFSLFSSSSEEEKEKMAASKEDELILLLKKAKSRDHPQLSVLRGELEAATSYLHAAAVIAQQERHQTAIIYTYSQMANLAYVQGHLTQAEKLFKAAMSYMLAGGMPQDDNAFVEMSLKLATMYAQDDKAELAEHGFRFCLETLEAKVQKFDERPADQLTEAEELLRKDTRLLLGLCLDSHARYLAAAKRLAQAAAHYRKALDICRQEQGPRHHQTLVLMSDLATILDMQGRHDDALALIREAVDAGRASGHQDLHVLLANMAAVLLHAGRHDDGVRAFREALQLARRADDREAVGHILRGLGQEAEQDAT; encoded by the exons ATGGCGGCGGCGACGTGCTTGCAAATGTTGAGGCGAGCGTGCTCGTTTGGCGGTCGCGTTTTGCGGCCGAGCGGCTCCGTTTCGTCGCCACTTCGCTTCTTCGGCGCTCCGCTCAGCAG GGTGAGCGCAGTTTGTAGGAAGGCGGCCGTGACGTCaccaagaggaggaggagccgcATGGACGGTGGCAGCGGCAG CCTTCTCGCTGTTCAGCTCCTCCtccgaggaggagaaggagaagatggCGGCGAGCAAAGAGGACGAGCTGATTTTGCTTCTGAAGAAGGCCAAG TCGCGTGACCACCCGCAGCTCAGCGTGTTGAGGGGCGAGCTGGAGGCGGCCACGTCCTACTTgcacgccgccgccgtcatcgcGCAGCAGGAACGTCACCAGACCGCCATCATCTACACGTACAGCCAG ATGGCCAACCTGGCGTACGTTCAAGGTCACCTGACTCAG GCGGAGAAGCTCTTCAAAGCGGCCATGAGCTACATGCTGGCGGGCGGGATGCCGCAG GACGACAACGCCTTCGTGGAGATGTCGCTCAAGCTGGCCACCATGTACGCACAAGACGACAA GGCGGAGCTGGCCGAGCACGGCTTCAGGTTCTGTTTGGAGACGCTGGAGGCCAAAGTGCAAAAGTTTGACGAGCGTCCGGCGGATCAGCTGACAG AGGCGGAAGAGCTGTTGCGCAAGGACACGCGTCTTCTGCTGGGTTTGTGTTTGGACTCGCACGCTCGCTACCTGGCGGCCGCAAAGCGCCTGGCGCAGGCCGCCGCCCACTACCGCAAGGCCTTGGACATCTGCCGGCAGGAGCAGGGCCCGCGACATCATCAG ACGTTGGTCCTGATGAGCGACCTGGCCACCATTTTGGATATGCAGGGTCGCCACGACGACGCCCTGGCGCTGATCCGAGAGGCGGTGGACGCGGGCCGGGCTTCGGGACACCAGGACCTGCACGTCCTCCtggccaacatggccgccgtcCTGCTGCACGCAG GTCGCCACGACGACGGCGTGCGCGCCTTCCGCGAGGCCCTCCAGCTGGCGCGGCGGGCGGACGACCGGGAGGCCGTCGGGCACATCCTGCGGGGCCTCGGCCAGGAGGCGGAGCAAGACGCCACTTAG
- the ttc19 gene encoding tetratricopeptide repeat protein 19, mitochondrial isoform X5 — protein MDGGSGSLLAVQLLLRGGEGEDGGEQRGRADFASEEGQAQRVEGRAGGGHVLLARRRRHRAAGTSPDRHHLHVQPDGQPGVRSRSPDSGELTFDRHSLGVAAVTSPLSDRQAEKLFKAAMSYMLAGGMPQDDNAFVEMSLKLATMYAQDDKAELAEHGFRFCLETLEAKVQKFDERPADQLTEAEELLRKDTRLLLGLCLDSHARYLAAAKRLAQAAAHYRKALDICRQEQGPRHHQTLVLMSDLATILDMQGRHDDALALIREAVDAGRASGHQDLHVLLANMAAVLLHAGRHDDGVRAFREALQLARRADDREAVGHILRGLGQEAEQDAT, from the exons ATGGACGGTGGCAGCGGCAG CCTTCTCGCTGTTCAGCTCCTCCtccgaggaggagaaggagaagatggCGGCGAGCAAAGAGGACGAGCTGATTTTGCTTCTGAAGAAGGCCAAG CTCAGCGTGTTGAGGGGCGAGCTGGAGGCGGCCACGTCCTACTTgcacgccgccgccgtcatcgcGCAGCAGGAACGTCACCAGACCGCCATCATCTACACGTACAGCCAG ATGGCCAACCTGGCGTACGTTCAAGGTCACCTGACTCAGGTGAGTTGACGTTTGATCGGCATTCCCTTGGCGTTGCCGCGGTGACGTCCCCACTCTCCGACCGGCAGGCGGAGAAGCTCTTCAAAGCGGCCATGAGCTACATGCTGGCGGGCGGGATGCCGCAG GACGACAACGCCTTCGTGGAGATGTCGCTCAAGCTGGCCACCATGTACGCACAAGACGACAA GGCGGAGCTGGCCGAGCACGGCTTCAGGTTCTGTTTGGAGACGCTGGAGGCCAAAGTGCAAAAGTTTGACGAGCGTCCGGCGGATCAGCTGACAG AGGCGGAAGAGCTGTTGCGCAAGGACACGCGTCTTCTGCTGGGTTTGTGTTTGGACTCGCACGCTCGCTACCTGGCGGCCGCAAAGCGCCTGGCGCAGGCCGCCGCCCACTACCGCAAGGCCTTGGACATCTGCCGGCAGGAGCAGGGCCCGCGACATCATCAG ACGTTGGTCCTGATGAGCGACCTGGCCACCATTTTGGATATGCAGGGTCGCCACGACGACGCCCTGGCGCTGATCCGAGAGGCGGTGGACGCGGGCCGGGCTTCGGGACACCAGGACCTGCACGTCCTCCtggccaacatggccgccgtcCTGCTGCACGCAG GTCGCCACGACGACGGCGTGCGCGCCTTCCGCGAGGCCCTCCAGCTGGCGCGGCGGGCGGACGACCGGGAGGCCGTCGGGCACATCCTGCGGGGCCTCGGCCAGGAGGCGGAGCAAGACGCCACTTAG
- the ttc19 gene encoding tetratricopeptide repeat protein 19, mitochondrial isoform X4, translating into MAAATCLQMLRRACSFGGRVLRPSGSVSSPLRFFGAPLSRVSAVCRKAAVTSPRGGGAAWTVAAAAFSLFSSSSEEEKEKMAASKEDELILLLKKAKSRDHPQLSVLRGELEAATSYLHAAAVIAQQERHQTAIIYTYSQMANLAYVQGHLTQAEKLFKAAMSYMLAGGMPQDDNAFVEMSLKLATMYAQDDKAELAEHGFRFCLETLEAKVQKFDERPADQLTEAEELLRKDTRLLLGLCLDSHARYLAAAKRLAQAAAHYRKALDICRQEQGPRHHQGRHDDALALIREAVDAGRASGHQDLHVLLANMAAVLLHAGRHDDGVRAFREALQLARRADDREAVGHILRGLGQEAEQDAT; encoded by the exons ATGGCGGCGGCGACGTGCTTGCAAATGTTGAGGCGAGCGTGCTCGTTTGGCGGTCGCGTTTTGCGGCCGAGCGGCTCCGTTTCGTCGCCACTTCGCTTCTTCGGCGCTCCGCTCAGCAG GGTGAGCGCAGTTTGTAGGAAGGCGGCCGTGACGTCaccaagaggaggaggagccgcATGGACGGTGGCAGCGGCAG CCTTCTCGCTGTTCAGCTCCTCCtccgaggaggagaaggagaagatggCGGCGAGCAAAGAGGACGAGCTGATTTTGCTTCTGAAGAAGGCCAAG TCGCGTGACCACCCGCAGCTCAGCGTGTTGAGGGGCGAGCTGGAGGCGGCCACGTCCTACTTgcacgccgccgccgtcatcgcGCAGCAGGAACGTCACCAGACCGCCATCATCTACACGTACAGCCAG ATGGCCAACCTGGCGTACGTTCAAGGTCACCTGACTCAG GCGGAGAAGCTCTTCAAAGCGGCCATGAGCTACATGCTGGCGGGCGGGATGCCGCAG GACGACAACGCCTTCGTGGAGATGTCGCTCAAGCTGGCCACCATGTACGCACAAGACGACAA GGCGGAGCTGGCCGAGCACGGCTTCAGGTTCTGTTTGGAGACGCTGGAGGCCAAAGTGCAAAAGTTTGACGAGCGTCCGGCGGATCAGCTGACAG AGGCGGAAGAGCTGTTGCGCAAGGACACGCGTCTTCTGCTGGGTTTGTGTTTGGACTCGCACGCTCGCTACCTGGCGGCCGCAAAGCGCCTGGCGCAGGCCGCCGCCCACTACCGCAAGGCCTTGGACATCTGCCGGCAGGAGCAGGGCCCGCGACATCATCAG GGTCGCCACGACGACGCCCTGGCGCTGATCCGAGAGGCGGTGGACGCGGGCCGGGCTTCGGGACACCAGGACCTGCACGTCCTCCtggccaacatggccgccgtcCTGCTGCACGCAG GTCGCCACGACGACGGCGTGCGCGCCTTCCGCGAGGCCCTCCAGCTGGCGCGGCGGGCGGACGACCGGGAGGCCGTCGGGCACATCCTGCGGGGCCTCGGCCAGGAGGCGGAGCAAGACGCCACTTAG